The genomic window CCAGCAGGTTACTGCTGTCAAATACCGGTGCATCAACGTCGCCATAATCGGAAGTGAAGGCCAGCAGAATCTGTTTCTCATACCCGATTCTGGCAATCCGTTCGATCAGTTGATTCAGCACTGTATCATTTTCAGCCACCAGGTAAAACTTTTCACCGGGGCTGATGATACTTCCCAGCCAGGTTTCAAATTTGACATCATTCATCAGGTTAATGGCATGTTTCAGATGTGCCTTCTTGAACTGCAGGTGCGGACGTGTGTCAATAATTGTTACTTGCGGATCTAATGAATCAGCGCAGGATTTGCAGGTAACAGGCGACCTTTTTTCCACTTGCAGCACGCTTTCAGCGAAAGTAGCAGCACCGGCAAGATTTACAGCCACGTCATAAGGAAAGTATTTAGGAATAAATGGCTGATCAGTCAGCAACTCCTTCACAAACACTTCCTCACTCATCTGTTGCAGGCTCCAGTTGCTCATTTTTTCGGCACCAATACTGCTGCTTTTTTGCCTGCTTAAGGCTTTGCCGCATAAACTTCCGGCACCATGCGCAGGATAAACCAGCACATCATCCGGCAGTTGCATGATTTTGCTTTGCAGCGAATGAAACATCTGTTTAGCCAACTCAGTTCTTGAGGCTGTTATGGCACCAGCCAGTTCCCGCAAGTCGGGCCTGCCGCAATCACCGATAAACAATGTGTCACCGGTGAATACAGCATGCTGCCTGCCGGCTTCATCAAATGCAACGATGCTGATACTGTCAGGAGAATGACCGGGTGTATTCATTGCCTTCAGTGTGATGCCACCCAACAGTATGGCGTCGCCGTCATCAAACGACTGATGCATATAAGTTGCATCAGCCAGTTTACTTACATAAATAGCAGCGCCGGTTGATTGCCTGATCTCCAGGTGACTGCTCACAAAATCTGCATGCGGATGCGTTTCAATGACAGCGGTGATTTTCGCATGGTGTTCCCTGGCAAAATCATAATATGGCTGCGGGTTGCGCGATGGATCAACCACTGCCATTTCACCCCTGCTTACAATAGCATAGGAGAAATGTGCGAGGTTTTTATCTTCAAATTGTCTGATTTCCATTTTTGAGTTTTATAAGTTTTGATGATGCAAAGTTAGATCCGCGTAGTTTCTCTGTCTGCTACTTTTGTTACAGAGCCTGCAAAGTATTCAGTGTTTGTCAAGGAACAACATCTTGACGGAGATGACGATCAGCATCACAGCAAATACCTTTTTCAGTATTTCTTGCGGCACCTGTGTGGCAAATCTTGCCCCAAGGTAGCCGCCGACGAAAAAGAAAACGGCCATGATGAGGGCTGATTTAACATCAACAAATCCGTTTTGATAATATTTATAAGCAGCCAGCGCGCCGACAGGCAATACCATCATCACTAAAGCAGTGCCCTGTGCCAGCTGCTGTGAGTATCCTAAGAGCATTACCAGTGCAGGAATGATGATAATGGCACCGCCGAGACCAAGCAAGCCGCTCAGAAGTCCGGCCGCTATACCAATCAAGGCGATAACTACAGCTTGTTGGACAATCATCTTATTGCTTTTTTTTGCGTGTAGAAAGTCCAAGTACATAATATAACGGGCAGAAGTTGATCAGCGAGGTCAGCAATAATACTGCTCCGATGATGATCAAAATAATAGCGGTGGTACCACTGATCAGGTTGGTAAAATACAAGGCGGCTACAACTACCGCTACAAGGATCCTGACAATTCTGTCAGCATTTGAAACATTGGACTTCATGGGTTCGGTTTTTTGTGGTGAAGAATCAATTACACCACAAAAGTCGAACAGCTATCCGTCGCGTTCAGCAACAAATGTTACACAAGCGAAATTTTATTTCTGCCCAGCTTCAGGATGCCTTCATCTTCCAGTTGTTTCAGCAGCCTGGAAACTACTACCCTCGCAGTGCCCAGCTCATGCGCCAGCTGCTCATGTGTCAGGTAAAGTGTTTTACTTTGGGTGAGCTCACACTTTGCCCTGATAAAGTTTAACAGCCGCTCATCCATTTTCTTAAAAGCAACAGCATTCACCACCTCCAGCAGCTCTTCGAACCGTTTATGATACAAGCGGAAGATATAGTCCAGCCATTCCGGATATTCCCTGATCAGCAAACCCACCTTATCTATTGGCAGCAACAGCACGTCGGTTTCTTCTTCCGCCACGGCTTTTACCTTGCTTGTGTCATGATGTATGCCTCCCAGGAAAGACATGATACAGCTTTCTCCGGATCGGATATAATAAAGCAGAATTTCCCTGTCGTCGTCATCTGCTCGCATTACCCTTACACTTCCGCTGGTAACGATGGGAATGGATTTTATATAAGCATTCTCGCTCAAGATCACTTCTCCTTCTGCAAATGTTTTGGGGATGCTGAATGCAGCAATCTTTTTACTTATTTCAGGAAACGACTTAAATTCTGCAAGGTTATCCAGTTCCATGGTAAGTCAGTTTTTTGTGTTGATAATACGTATTGCAATCGAATAATATTCCGGCAATAATAATCACTAATAATGTCATTGCCATAGCTTGTCACATTGGAAGATTGCAAATAAGACACGTTCAGGAAATGCAATCCATGTTTTAGGAGGCTACATTGAAAGGCAAATCATCTTAAGGATGCAGCCCTATGAGGGATTACCACAAAAGAAAATAAAAGGAGTATAAAAATGTGCCCTGCCAAATCCAGCGCTTAATCGCATTACGCTTATCCTTATCTTTGCCCTTCATGACCAGGTCATTTATTTTTATCATCCTGATAAGTGTTCTTTCGTGTAATCACAAAGAAGAAAAAATAAAGCCTACCATCGCCTCCATTACATCCTCCGTATATGCTTCCGGTATTGTTAAAAGCAAGAATCAGTACCAGGTGTTTCCTACCGTCAGTGGCATAATCAGTGATGTATGGATAACGGAGGGCGATACGGTTGCTGCCGGAACTGCATTAATGGCCATATCCAGTGAAATGCAGCGGCTAAGCACGGAAAATGCAGCGCTCGCCGCAGCCTATTCTGACTATAATGCCAACCAGGGAAAGCTGAATGAGGCCGGCCAGGTGACTGAACTCGCTGCAAGCAAAATGAAGCTCGATTCATCGCTGTACTACCGGCAGCTGGCATTGTGGAAGCAGGATATCGGAACAAAAGCCGAACTGGAGCAACGGGAACTCGCTTATAAGAATTCGAAAACCGCATACCTTTCCGCAGTTGAAAAATACAATGACCTTAAACGCCAGCTTGACTTTGCTTCCGCGCAATCGAAAAAAAATCTTTTGATCTCGAGCAAACTGCAAAGCGACTATACCATAAAAAGTGAAATCGATGGCATCGTTTACGACCTTAAAATAACAAAGGGAGATATCGCGACACCGCAAATACCGGTAGCTGTAATTGGAGATGCAGACAATTTTATTCTCGAAATGCAGGTAGATGAAAATGATATCCTGCGAATCCGCACCGGGTTAACCGTGCTGGTGATGATGGACAGCTACCACGACAGTGTTTTTGAAGCCGTTATCACCAGGATCATACCATTGATGAATGAACGCAGCAAAACATTTTTGGTGGAAGCGGCATTCAAAGAGGATCCCGGAATACTATATCCGAATCTCACATTTGAGGCAAATATCGTGGTTGAAAAAAAGGAAAAAGCCATGTTGATTCCAAGAAATTATCTGTTAAATGATTCCATCGCGATACGCAGCAATGGCGAACAGGTAAAAGTAAAAACCGGCATTAAAGATTTCAGGAATATCGAAATTCTGTCCGGCCTGCATGAAGACGAGGAACTCATCAAACCTGCAGAATGAAACCACTGCTCATAACAAGAATTTCCTTTGCACTCCTGATGGCACGCTGGAAACAAACCCTCGTAGCGGCCATTGGTGTTACCTTCAGCATTACCATGTTCATCAGCCTCCTGAGTTTCATGTCGGGACTGAACCATCTGCTCGACGGACTCATCATAAACAGGACACCGCATATCAGGTTATACAATGAAATCCAGCCATCAAAGTATCAGCCTATTGAACGGTCGGAGAAGTACCGCCACTATTATAACTTTATTAGTTCGATCAAACCAAAGACGGAACGGCTGGAGATTCATAACAATACAGCCATCATGCATGCGCTGAATAATGATAGCAGGGTTTCAGGCATTGCACCGAAAATCACAGCACCGGTGATATACAATGTTGGCCCTATTGATCTCACCGGCGTAATCAACGGCATTGATGTGGAAGCTGAAAACAGGTTGTTCCTGTTTCATGAGTATGTAACCACCGGTAACTACATTGATCTTAAGAATATTCCGAACAGTATTATTCTGGGAAAAGGCGCTGCGGAAAAAATGATGGCCGGCATTGGCGATGTGATACAGGTAACCACTACAAGGGGTGAGCGTATACGACTGAAAGTGGTGGGATATTTTCAATCCGGCATCAGGGATATCGATAATGTGCAAAGCTACGCATCCATCACAACGGTGCAGAAGCTGATGGGTGAAGCCGGCAGTTTTATTACCGACATACAGGTAAAACTGAAGGATATTCAACTGGCACCGCAGATGGCGAAAGAGTATGCCGGTTTATTTGAGATTGATGCGCTGGATATCAAAAAAGCGAATGCACAATTTGAAACCGGCAGTTTTATCAGAACACTGATTTCTTATTCAGTGGGGATCACGCTGTTGATTGTTGCAGGCTTTGGCATTTACAATATCCTCAACATGATGATTTATGAAAAAATGGATTCCATTGCCATTTTAAAAGCTACAGGATTTTCAGGCAGTGATGTTAATATGATTTTTATCGTAATTGCATTGAGCATTGGTGTTTTCGGTGGTGCATTAGGACTGATATTCGGGTACGGGCTTTCTGCATTGATTGATCAGGTACCTTTCAATACGGAAGCATTACCTACAACAAAAACTTATCCTGTTGACTATAATATTATGTTTTACATCATCGGCGGATTATTTTCATTGATAACTACGTACCTCGCAGGTTATTTCCCATCTCGGAAGGCCAGCAGGATAGATCCTGTAATCATCATCAGGGGGAAGTAAGATGGCGCAGCACATACTGGAAGTAAACCGGGTTTCGAAATATTTTCATGATCCTGTGAAAATGCAGGTGCTTCGTGATGTCAGCTTTTCTGTTAAGCCAGGCGAATTTGTATCCATCACCGGCAAATCGGGTTGCGGGAAATCGACACTACTGTATATCATTTCCACCATGGACACCGATTTTGAAGGTGAGCTGTTTATCGAAGGCAACAATATGAGAAACCTGAAAGAATCAGCATTGGCGCGTGTTCGAAATGAAAAGATCGGCTTTGTGTTTCAGTTTCATTATTTGCTGAATGAATTTTCCGTTCTGAAAAATGTAATGCTGCCCGGCATGAAGCTCGGGAAATTCCCTGAAGAGCAAATTGAACAAATGGCCTATGAAAAACTCAGGATACTCGGCATTGAGCAGGAAGCGCATAAAAAACCTAATCAGCTTTCAGGCGGTCAGAAGCAACGTGTGGCTATAGCCCGCGCACTGATCAATGATCCTGTCATAATTATGGGCGATGAACCGACAGGTAACCTCGATAAAACGAACAGTGAAATTGTATTTAATATTTTTAGGGAACTATCGGAAAATTACAACCAATCAATGCTCATTGTAACACATGACATTGAGTTTGCGCAACGGACAAACCGTATTATTGAAATGGAAGACGGGAAGATTGTTGCGGTGTCGTGAATCAACCAGTCATGGCAAACTATACTGCCTCTTTTGCCTTATGCGCTTTCCCCATTTTACCAACTCGAACCAGGTAACCGACAGGAACCCAACTCCGGCACTCATGATCAGCAGGTTGGTACCGGGCCATTCGAAACCGAAGAAATCTGACAACGGCTTGACACCGAGCAGCAGGCCAGCTATCAATGTTGTGACAAAAGTGATGAGCAAGACGAGGTGGTTGCGATACTGCAGCGTGGTTATCATCGAGTAATAAAACGAACGGTTTACCAGTGTAAGAAAGATATTAGCGGTAATCAGTGCAGTGAAGACCATGCTTCTTGTGAGTGCTTCACTATATCCATGGTAAACTGCCAGCTGATATACTATTAATGTGCCGGCTGTTATGATTAACCCCTGCAGAATACTGGTAGCCAGTTCCGACCAGTTGAAAAATGTGGTGGTGAAAGACCGTGGCTTCTGCAGCATCAGGTTTTTCTCTATCGGCTCATTCTCATAAATTATAGAACAGGTTGGCCCCATAATCAACTCCATGAAGATGATATGGATTGGGGAAAAGATATTGGGAAACTTCCATCCCAAGGCCAATGGTATGAAAACTGTAAGTATGATGGGAATGTGAATAGAAATGATGTATTGTATCGCCTTTTTGAGGTTGCTGTAGATTCTCCTGCCCATAGCCACTGCATCTACCATCTTCGACAGGTCATCTTCCATCAAAACCAATGATGCTGTCTCCTTCGCCAGTTCAGCTCCTCTCCTTCCCATGGCTATTCCGATGTGTGCAGCTTTTAAGGCAGGTCCATCATTCACACCATCACCTGTCATGGCCACTATTTCATGGCTGGCCTTCAATGCGGTAATCACTTTCAGCTTCGCATCCGGGAACATACGCGTAAATATGCTGATACGACTGATCGCTTCCATCATTTCATGATCCTTCATTTTCATCAATTCCTCACCATTCAGGCTTGCCTCGCAGCCTGCCAGCCCGATTTGCCTGGCAATAGACATCGTAGTGGCGGCATTGTCACCGGTAAGGATCTTGACACGGATACCGGCAGCATAGAAATCTTTGATGACGCTATCCATCATTTCTCGGGGTGGATCATAGAAGGCAATAAGGCCTTTAAACTGGAATTTAAATTCCTGCTGTGTCTGCGGGAATTGATCACCTGAAAATTGCGCTTCCGCTACTCCTAAAACACGGTATCCGTTTGCCGTCATACTGCTCAATGCTGCCGTCACTTCATTCAAAAGGGAATCAGGCAAACCGGAAACCTTAAAGATGGCTTCAGGTGCACCCTTTGCGGCAATGATCCTGTTGCCCTGTTCATCTTCAAAAAGATGAGTCATCATCGGCGGGACACCGGAAAGCGGATATTCATGGCGCAACCTGTAAGTCGGGCGTTCATCAAGGGTAACAGTTTTCAGATACGCATCATGTAATGCCACCTCCATTGGATCAAAAGGTATTGGTTCGCTTGCCCACATAGCCAGCCTGATAAGTTGCTTATCATGTTCATCAGTGATTTTGTCCGGTGCAGATATTTTTCCCCCTGCTAAAGAAAATATTTTCGCCAGGCTCATTCGGTTTTCTGTGATGGTGCCCGTTTTATCAGTGCAGATCACCGTCGCGCTTCCAAGCGTTTCCACTGTTTTCATCTGCTTTACTACAATACCCATTTTCATCAACCGCCATGCACCCAATGCCATAAAAGTGGTGAATGCCACCGGTATTTCTTCGGGAAGAATACTCATGGCCAGCGTGAGTGCCCGCAGCAGGCTTTCAATGATATTTTGGGTATTAAAAAAGTTGATCGCCCAGACAACCAGGAACACAATAGTGCCTGCTATCACCATTTTCTTTACAAAATTTCCGATCTGGAATTCAAGCGGTGTCTGTTCTGCCTTGATAGACTCAACACTCTTCCCTATTTTTCCCAGCCTCGTTTCATTTCCGATTGCTGTAACCGTGGCGATGGCAAGGCCGGAAGAAACGGTGGTACCACGGTAAACAAAATGATCATCCGTCGAATGGTCCTTATATACCGGCATTGATTCACCTGTCAGAACAGACTCATTCACCGAAAAATCGTTGGAATGAATGATGATACCATCTGCCGGCACTGCTGTTCCCTCCTCCACCATCATGCAGTCACCAATAACCAGTTCTTCTGCTTTTATCTCTTCAACGGCGGCGTTCCTTATCACCCTGCACACAGGCGCCGTGAAACTTTTTAGTTTATGCAATGCTCTCCTGCTTCTGGAATCCTGATATAGTGATATAGTAGCTACCAACACAATAGCAGCAGCCAGGAAAATTCCATCTCCCGTATTGCTACTGATGAAGTAGATACCCGATGCCAGCAAGAGCAGGATCACCATCGGTTCCCTCACCAGGCTCTTAAAGGCATGCAGCCAAACGCTCTCCCTTTTAAAGTATAAGCTGTTAGTGCCATGCTTTTCCCGGGCCTGAGCTATTTGTTCACTATTCAATCCCGGTATATCAAAATTAATCCTGGTCATACTTATTGCTAAATCTCAATACCAATTAACGTATAAGCCGAATAATCCAATCAAGAACACATCAATGTGTCAATCAGATTAGCATCTCCTGGCCAATTTCCCTGATCATCTGCATGGCTGGTTTCCTGCATGCGTTTTCCATGAAACCCAACTGCCCGGAAAGTTTTCAATTTACGATTATTGAAATTCATTATAACAGTAACAATAACTGATGGAAAACTGTCCTTGGTTTTCTGTAGCCGTAAACGGGTGCTGTTTTGGAACACAGCAGCACAAAATTGCATCATTGAGAAGCAGGCATTATGCAAATAAACAGAACAATAAACGCCGGTTAAATCAGGCCTGCGGATCCGGCATAAACAATACGGTCTGCCTTGCCTGCGGCTTCTGCATCCTGAAGGATTGCCGGTGATGAACAGTTGTACCATGCGCGGCTATGGCTTCGCGATGAGAGAAAGTTGGATAACCCTTGTTTTGATCCCATCCGTAATGAGGATATTTTTCATGCAGCCTGATCATATAATCATCACGATAAGTTTTGGCAAGTACGGATGCCGCTGCAATAGCGGAATAAATGCTATCCCCTTTTATGATACAATGATGAGGTATCTGCCGGTATTTCCTAAATCGGTTACCGTCTATCAGTATCAGTGAAGGTTGTGTTTCAAGAAGTGACAGCGCTTTATGCATAGCGAGAATGGAAGCCCGAAGGATATTTATTCTGTCAATTATCAAAGGTGAGGTATGAGCAACAGCGAAGGCTATTGCCTCTTGTTCTATAACCGGACGCAGGGCATACCTGCGTTCTTCACTCATCTGCTTTGAATCATTCAACCAGGGATGATAAAACCCGGCCGGCAGAATAACTGCAGCAGCGAAAACCGGCCCGGCTAAGCAACCGCGACCAGCTTCATCGCAGCCTGCTTCCGTTTCAGCTTCCTGAAAATGATTTTTCAGCTTCATGACAAAGTACAATTCGGAAGCAGAAAATTATGGTAATGAAACTGATTACAAAAGCCGGATGAACAGAAACTTTACACAGGCGTGTAATGATTTCACAGGCAAGATCATGTAAGCATGCAAAATAATAAAGTTGCAACCAGTACAAAGAGTGAAAACTCCCTGGAAGCTATCTTAAAACTGGCAATCAATGCGGCCATGCCGCATTTTTTCCGGCATCTGTCAATGAATTGAAAAGATCCTGTAACAAGTTGAGGATGACGCCACTTACTTTGAGATAGCTTCTAATTAATTTCAGGAATCTTCAGGTCATAACGCCGGCCTTCCTTATTGGTAAGAGTGTAGCCAATCAGCCAGGGATTCATCAATCGGAGCATTTTGTAATTGGTCCCCTGTTCTTTGGCAAATGCAGTCAGATTCTTAATGGAACTGTCTACCGGAACAGTCCTATACGAATAGGGAGCATAAAGGTCATCTGACTCGAGAAAAAAACCATACTTTCTTGGATTACTCAGTACTTCCTTCATGGCAAGAATCCTATAGATATATCTGCCTGTTTCGCGATTTAGATAGAGATCGTAATAGTTCTTTGAGTCTTGCTTTTCTGAGATACCGGCCAACCCGTCGATACCCATATTGAAAGAAGCGGCGGCCATGGTCCAGTTACCAAACTTTGCTTTGGCTTCAAGCAGATATTTACAGGCTGCTTCTGTTGATTTCTCGTAGTTCATTCTCTCATCCACTTCATCATTAATGGTCAGGTTGTACTTCAATCCTGTTGGCTTCATAAATTGCCATAACCCGACAGCACCACTCGGCGAAGTGGCATTATACTGCAACCCGCTTTCCGCAACACATAAATAAACAAAATCATGTGGTACTCCATTCTTTTCCAGGATTGGTTCAATGATTTGGATGACCTGGTTAAACTGCTTCATGATATAAAGCGTTTGAGAATGCCAGTACATATTCACCAGCAACTCACGGTCAATCCGCTCCCGGATATCTTCATCTGTTAACGGAACCGGCTCGCCGGCAAAGTCCATTTGTTCCGGTACCTTGAGCGGATAAATTTTATTATCAAAGGGTGACCTGACTTCCTCATACCGGTACTTAATATCATCGGGCGCATTCTCAATTTTCTGGGATCCGAGGGTAAAAAAAATGCCCAGTCCCACAGTGATTAAAGTCAACACCTGGGCCACTCGCTTTAAGATGCGTTCGAGCTTCATTATGAAGGGATTGGACCTGATTTTTGCTTGTAAAGCGGTACGTTTGAACATGCTTCGCCATACATCAAACTTCTTGCCACAGGCCTAAGCTTCCGGGTGATTGCCAGGTATGCGGAGACAGGCACCGGTTTATCGCTGCAGCCTTTTATTATAACACGCTGATCCTTAAACACTTCCACATCCAATCCAGCGATAGTTTCTTCATAAATTTTTGATTCCATTTCTTCGACTGAGCAGAAATAAAATCTATTAGCCAGCGGTTCAAGATACACGCCGGCTAACATATAAGCCCACACCGGAATAATGGCGTCTGCCGAACAGAAAACAGCAACATTTTTACCTCTGTACTTTCCCCAGTCAAATGACTTCAAAGCTTCTCGATAGTCCTTTTCTTTGAGAATAAGTCCCATAAAAAGGAAGTCCTTCAGATCGAAGGCCTCTTTAGGCTGTTGCGGAAAATACTCTTCCAGATCCAGCGTAATAAGTCCGCTGTCAGCCACACGGTTTACCAGTTTTTCGGTTGATTCCATAGTTGTGCAAAGTTAAGACCAGCAACAACAAAAACACCCGGGATAGTTCATTTACTTCGACTACCCAGCCATCATGCGTCAGATGGAGGAACTAAAAGAACTTATAGCGCTCATCATCAATCTCTACAGATTTCTTAAGTGCTTCAGACACACCATATTGAATGCGGGGCTGAATAGTGCTGAGCAACTGTTGCTTGAATGAATTATAGTCTGCCACCGGTTCCGGTTTGGTAAGTGTTTCCACTTTAACCACAAAAACGCCCTGCTCACCCGGAATAGGTCCGGAAATGGTGTTTTCTTTCAGGGAAAAAATAGTACCGATCACTTTAGGTTCATAACCGAGGTTTTCAGCATAAGCATTTGAAAACAGAACATTGGCTGAATTCTTGGGCACCTGGTTTTCTTTTGCGGCAATAGATTCCAGTGTGGCATTCAGTGCATTGGCTGCAGATAGTCGTGTGCTTATCTCCGCTGCCTTTTTCTCTTTGCGCACCGCCATCTCCAATTGAGGACGTGCATCTTCCAACTTCATTGTTCCTTCCTCCTTTATGCCTGTAAGAACAGCAACCACGTAGCTGTTATCAAGTGTAAAAACAGGTGATACTTCATTCAGCGCAGCCTGATACGCCCATTTAATAACCTCTCTGGCAGCGCTGAGACCCGGCAATTGAAAGGCATTCTTCTGAATGGAAGGCGCAACTTGTTTATTCAAAAGCTGCTCTTCAGCGGACTTTTCAAACAAATCTTTAGTTTGGTTGGCACTGGCGAATACAGTAGCTCTGTCAAAGATCATTTTATCAGTAGCAGAACTTGCTTCCAGCGGGCGGGTAATGAAATCCACCTGAACGGCGGGCCGTACATTTCTCAATTCTTCAATCTGTACAATATGGTATCCGAATTCAGTTCTCACAATCTTTGATGCTCCCTGCTGCCCCTGTAAAAAAAGAAAATCATTGAAAGCCTTCACCGTTTTACCCTGTGCAATCATGCCCAGTTCACCACCATTTGGAGCAGAGCCCTGGTCTTCGCTGAATTTAGCAGCCAGTGAGTCAAAAGAACTACCACTCTGCAAAGCAGCATAGATGCTGTCAATTTTCTTTCTTGCCACGGCAGTATCAGCACCCTGTTCAACTCTTACCAGGATGTGCCGTGCTTTTACTGAATCCGCTACCGGACGCCTGTCGACCAATTTCGCAATCCGATATGCACTGTTTTCAAAGTATGGCCCGATCAATGTTCCCACCGGCACTTTAAACAAGGTATCCATAG from Chitinophagales bacterium includes these protein-coding regions:
- a CDS encoding lytic transglycosylase domain-containing protein — protein: MKLERILKRVAQVLTLITVGLGIFFTLGSQKIENAPDDIKYRYEEVRSPFDNKIYPLKVPEQMDFAGEPVPLTDEDIRERIDRELLVNMYWHSQTLYIMKQFNQVIQIIEPILEKNGVPHDFVYLCVAESGLQYNATSPSGAVGLWQFMKPTGLKYNLTINDEVDERMNYEKSTEAACKYLLEAKAKFGNWTMAAASFNMGIDGLAGISEKQDSKNYYDLYLNRETGRYIYRILAMKEVLSNPRKYGFFLESDDLYAPYSYRTVPVDSSIKNLTAFAKEQGTNYKMLRLMNPWLIGYTLTNKEGRRYDLKIPEIN
- a CDS encoding DUF2480 family protein — protein: MESTEKLVNRVADSGLITLDLEEYFPQQPKEAFDLKDFLFMGLILKEKDYREALKSFDWGKYRGKNVAVFCSADAIIPVWAYMLAGVYLEPLANRFYFCSVEEMESKIYEETIAGLDVEVFKDQRVIIKGCSDKPVPVSAYLAITRKLRPVARSLMYGEACSNVPLYKQKSGPIPS
- a CDS encoding SurA N-terminal domain-containing protein, which translates into the protein MALIGSIRNKLGPIIAIVIGLALAVFVLETALNSNSSLLKGSRDVVGVIDGQKIHYQEFANKVEEGIANYKLQTNQPNIDDNTMFSLREQTWNQLINEQVNGAEYRKLGLGVSQDELKDMFFGNDPVPEIKQAFTNPQTGIFDPAAVRNYVQNLDQTAEGEQEGERRARWVAFEKAQKENRIQTKYQNLIAKAIYIPKWLAEADYNEKNTRAAVQFVMIPYATIVDSTVKVTDDELQAYLNKNKERFKQDESRQIEYVNFPVVPSKDDTARVMKDINEIYASLAAAPGDTNLLKLNADNGLDKFYYAQEKVTSVYAMDTLFKVPVGTLIGPYFENSAYRIAKLVDRRPVADSVKARHILVRVEQGADTAVARKKIDSIYAALQSGSSFDSLAAKFSEDQGSAPNGGELGMIAQGKTVKAFNDFLFLQGQQGASKIVRTEFGYHIVQIEELRNVRPAVQVDFITRPLEASSATDKMIFDRATVFASANQTKDLFEKSAEEQLLNKQVAPSIQKNAFQLPGLSAAREVIKWAYQAALNEVSPVFTLDNSYVVAVLTGIKEEGTMKLEDARPQLEMAVRKEKKAAEISTRLSAANALNATLESIAAKENQVPKNSANVLFSNAYAENLGYEPKVIGTIFSLKENTISGPIPGEQGVFVVKVETLTKPEPVADYNSFKQQLLSTIQPRIQYGVSEALKKSVEIDDERYKFF